The genomic window GAAGAAAAAGTCTCCAGGTCCAGATAACATCACAAATGAGATGCTACAACACCTAGGGAACTCATCACTAAATACTTTGCTGGACATATTCAATCTTAGCTGGAGACAAGGGCAAGTCCCACAATGCTGGAAGGACGCAATAATGATGCCAATACTAAAGAAAGGAAAGAACAAGTCAAAAGCCTCAAGTTACCGTCCTATAAGCCTAACAAGCAGCTGTTGTAAATTGTTGGAGCGCATAATAAACAAGCGCATGCACATGTACTTAGAATCAGAGAACATCATTGGAAATGAACAAGCTGGTTTTAGACAATACAAAAGCACAGAAGACCAGACTACACATCTATCCCAGGTGGTAGAAGATGCCTTCCAATCCAAAAAAGTAACGTTGGCTGTCTTTGTAGATCTTCAAAGAGCATTTGATAAGGTATGGAAAGATGGACTCCTTGCAAAAATGCTTAGATATGGCATCAGTGGAAGAATGTACAAATGGACCAAATCTTACTTGTATAATAGAAGAGCAAGAGTGCTGGTAGATGGACAATGTGGACAGAAAGTACTCTTAAAACAAGGGGTTCCACAAGGAGGAGTATTACCACCAACTCTATTCATACTCTTTATGAACGACCTAGTACCAGAGCTACCAAAAGGGGTACAATCAGCACTTTATGCAGACGATCTTGTTCTCTGGTGCTCAGAAGAGTATGCATCTACAGCTAAATATAGAATACAAACAGCTTTAGATATTATAGTCACATGGGCAAAGCAGTGGTGTGTTACCATCAACAGAGAAAAACAACAGGAACACTCTTCACACTCTCTCCAAAAACACAATCTGTCAAACTGACTTTGGATGATACCCCACTTAAAATGGAAGACCAACAAACATACCTTGGGGTAACTTTTGACAAAAGAATGACCTGGAAGCAACATATAACATCAGCTGAAGCTAAAGCTAGGAGAAAATTGAACATCATGAGGAAACTTGCAGGAACAAAATGGGGTGCAAATGAAAAAATCTTGAAATCTGTCTACCAAGGAAATGTACGACCACACCTTGAATACGGATCTAGCGCTTGGATGACTGCAGCCAAGTCTCACCATCAGACTTTAGACAAAGTTCAGAACCAGGCACTACGTATCATCACAGGTGCTATGAAATCAACACCAATAAAAAGTATGGAGGATATAACAAACATACCCCCATTAGGAAAGAGAAGGGAGTGCAAAGCCATGATACAGGCCACCAAATATCAGTGTTCACAAGACCACCCAATGAATACCAGACTAAAACAACTCTCATCAGGCAGACTGAAAAGATCCAGCTTTACATTAGAGACAAGAGCATTGCAAAGAAAACACCTGGAAGCCCTACCAAAATATATAGAACCCATAGTTTTCACAATGAATAATACCCCTTGTGAAGAAAAACTTGGAAATGTCACCATCCAGACCTCAGTTCCGCTCATTACCACCAGAGATGAACAGACTAGTAATGTAAAGAAAATACTTACAATGAGTATGCTTGAAGAACAGTATCCTTCAGAAACTTGGGTAACAGTATATACAGATGGGTCAGCCACAAATGCCACAACAAATGGAGGGGCTGGTATATACATTAAGTACCCCAATGGAGATCAACAATCAGAGGCAATACCAACAGGCCTACATTGTTCAAACTACAAAGCTGAAGAAGAAGCCATTACTCATGCTGCACATTCCATCTTAAACAAAATCGATGATACATCTCAAGTAGTATTCCTGACTGATGCCCTCTCTGTTCTACAAGCTTTGAAGAACGACAAGCTGCCTCAACTCCAACAAGCTTTATACAACATCAAAAGTCTGACAACAGTTATTCAGTGGATCCCTTCACACTGCGGAGTTTGGGGTAATGAACAAGCCGACAGATTGGCAAAGTATGGTGCTGAACAACAACAGGAAGAAAATCCAGTCTGCTTTTCAGAGATGAAGACTATCATAAAATCTCTGTTCAACACTCCACAGCAACAAGATAGTTACCACCAGCTAACAAGATCTGAACAAACCACCATCTTTAGACTGAGGACAGGACACAACAGACTCAACCTACATCTACACAAAGTCATGAAAGTTGTTCCATCTCCTATGTGTCCTTGTGGAGAAGCAGAGCAGGATACAGCACACCTCCTACAGTCATGCAATCTCCATCAGGCATTGAGAGATAAGATATGGCACTCAGTAACATCACTCGAAGAGAAGCTATACGGACCAGTGGATTCCCTACAGAAGACCACCAGATTTGTTGAGGAGACTGGTATTCAAGTGTAAAGGCGAACGATAAGAAGAAGAACATATATCGACTCGTTACCCGGACTActgcaaaaaacaattattcagttaactgatttagatggaaggtaaacggacagaaagtcacaggacaaaaagtcacaggacataaagtcacaaatttgataggacaaaaagtcacaggacaaaaagtcacaaacaaattgttgacaattggtttgaatatatatgaaaaagatcttgaaatattttctttttattacatacattcatttttaatttaaggaaattgctcATAAAgcttgataaacatgataaatggaaatgtattagattttaatctTGCAAAGgataattaatatatttatggggccatatttattggcaaattgaagccatgtaagtaccaagccactttgacattttgttttcattactaAGTTGCTTCTTATATAAAACTTCaagaagaatacaaaaaaaagtgtgttcttgttcaaagaaaaataatctctaaactgaattgtgactttttgtctgtgacttgttgactgtgactttttgtcctgtgactttttgtcctgtgactttctgtcctacatttaGATTGAATAGGGGTTTGGTTGACCCCGTCTCCCTCTttctgagactactatctcagtgatgaacttaatgttttatgtattgtgcttgtcatatatgtatgttgGATAAAAGCTCtagagcttatgttgtattgtatgtataaccaactttaaaaaaatctttagtaAGATTTAGGTTTCTTCTTTTTGTAGTACAAACAATTATTACGccttgaaaggatttttttttactatgacggcgtccaagaaaaaagttgaaatagctaatgtaacggtacccaaattgcaccgagtacccaaattgcacccatttagcaaaactagcagcgaaaatcttacaagattttctagagactaaacaatttgtttttttatgatttgatactaagcacatctttcaacataggtaaaactatttagatatgcacaaaacgttcacagtatctATCAACAGAGgaagtatttactgaaaaagcaaaatttactgaaacgtcgccatgcgacgtcatcaaaacgtcatctttttaaaatgagcaaatacaatatgttacaagtatccatttaaaaaataatgaagagtaagcatggactaatatccaattgttcaaaatatttaaagaaattaaacaaaagctctgttattaggCTTTTGActatgtgaatttaagcatggaagcaatttgggtactcctcatttcagaatcaatgatggtttggaggtcagtttagaccaatttttctatgattccatatggaataaaaatcaaattggtgtacctttatattaataaagataaataaacacagaatggacatttttgttttcatcataaaaaaaacgtagatgaaaaaactgtcaaaataggtgcaatttgggtaccgtcacgttagacACTAACTTTATATTGGACCCTAGTAGCTTTATATGTGCTTGTGGTTGCAAATGTCAATGCATGGATTCCTGCTACACTAGAATACataaggccacaattaaaaaaaatttggtttgcccaaaccctacccaaaggttgagacattgggtaggtaggtaggcattttcttttttttttttcaaaaagagaaattgaagtatccgatgtttattagtcttcatgcctatctaattaaaaaaaaaacttcttcaaatcaggacaataaaagaatttgagtaggcagcttttttctgggtaggtagcgtttgggcaaacaaacctattcttttttttttgcctaaCAAGGAAGCTTTGCTTTGCTCTTCATGGACTACGAACTGGTATTCATAATTAAAAACCTTCTGCCAAGCAAGCGTAAGGGTCTTTGACAGTAACCAACACTCATCTCACGAGtcgtacctagtgtctttttaggtatatatatatatatatatataaacatttattcgtCATTGTGCGAAGTGCTCCTTTGAAGGAGGGATTTTCTAAACCAGAACAGAAGAGGATAGCCATGCAAGACTTCATTATCATTTGGACTAATATTATGGCACATTTTGTCTTACCACAGGGATTTGTGTCAATTTATCTGGTTTTCTATcctctgacctcattttcatggttcagtggttattgttaagtttttgtgttttggtcgggtTTTCTAATATTGTATGCAAcatgtcaagtatatttgttgtatgaaaattTTTAGGGATGTACGTGTTAGACTGGCATGTTTTATtcaatcttgacctcatttttatggttcattgctttatgttacttttttgtttttttggccagtttctctattttcttattttcaaattagcaaaaggtcaactaggtGCATATGTCTGACTGAGAAGTTTCATCttacatttgtactttattttcatagtacataggacaatataaaaaaagaagatgggtaTGATTGGACAACTCCCCatgagagaccaaatgaaacagaaattaacaactcaagGTCACCCTACAGCCTTTACAATgaacaaatatgaaaaagaagatgtggtatgattgccaatgagacaactgtccacaagagaccaaaatgactcagacattaacaactaaatgtcaccgtacggccttcaacaatgagcaatgcccataccccatagtcagctatataaggccccgataagacaatgtaaaacaattcaaacgagaaaactaatggccttatttatataaataaatgaacgaaaaacaaatatttaacacataaacaaacgacaaccaccgaattacaggctcctaacttgggacaggcacatacataaataatgtggcggggttaaacatgttagcgggattccaaccctccccctaacctgtgacagtggtataacagttcaacataagaataaactataaaaatcagttgaaaaaggcttaactcatcagatggacaagaatacaagtggacgtggacaggtacttatacatccctacacaaaaagacacaatgaacagatctgagagaactcccagttatactgcatagtcagctataaaaggtccagaaatgacaatgaaaaccagaaaactaacaacctaatttatgtacaaaaaatgaaaaaaaaagttaaatgttacacataaacaaagggcaatcactgaattataggctcctgacttggaacaggcacatatattatgaatgtggcagggtataaggaactatgaaaatgtttagtttttgtggttaGGTTTATTTTCCGGAAACTGTAAGCAATAAGGCCACTTTATTTAGTGaacggaatgattgtaagatgcacatgtctgtctgtcatattttatatgaccgtgacctcattttcattggtcaatgaaacactgcattgtttatcataattatgcttaaagttacaggtagattatatttgtaggatatgtaacaattgtaaggtgtgcatgtctctCTGGCAGATTCATAAAACCATGACCGTATTTTATGGTTCTTTGGTCAATgcttagttttcttggttttgtcattttatcagatattataagcataggtctacttgtcATGCTTGTTGTACGGAATGAATGCAAggtgtcatataaaaaaagatgtctgtttgccaaggttaattttactaagacctcattttcataaaacaatgataatattaaacagcAAGAATGAGGATCAAGTCGAAGTTATatacaaatgaggcaaaattttcagttgcctactttttatgtattagtagttttttttgtcattaaatgatattgtttacccttttatgtgtagggcaagaatATTGAAGATAAAGGGAAACTATAAtcagaagaaattatcaacaaacaTAGATTTACAAaggtcaacaaagcctaaatggtaagtccactgttaAAAAAAGTTTTAGCCCTTGagtaatgattaaatatttattaaaataagatgtggtacgataaatgagaaaactatccatcagagttcaattaagtggatgtaaccattgtaattacttattagaggccaGTGATGACCTGTTAGTAATGAAAAAACTCATACCCTATACATGATATTGTAATCTATAGAAGACAACGCTAACAAAATTTGAAACGAAGCAtcaattcaaacttcaaatataccagactaatttataaaaaaacaaaatattatgaaaaacaaaaatgacggatatgaaacaacatcaaccactgaactatgtactAGCTCCTGATATTGGACAGGCATATTATAGatgggttgatataaaaataagaagcagtctgatttcaaataagacttttctccaatagagatcaaatgacatttaacaatgtttaaggaggctcgagggtataaaaatttcagaaaaatattaaatttttttttttcataactaattttatttataactttattagtttttactttagcatatggtacagaaataattctaaaaaatcaatttttggccccagacaacttttaaaatgtatatatccaaattatctccctttggtgcagaaatgccattttttggcatgagAATTGTAATATCTTTTCCAGCTCATCAGTGACCtagctatattttttattatcattttcaactaACTTTActtaaactattgtaaaatttaagctatttctgtaattaagttcttttttcatttcaaaattacctctatcatgtctatttctcctattagttcaacagaaaaaaaagtacctttacaaaaatgtatatatgcttctttcaaaggcggATTGTGAGTGTGAATGAATGGTGTCcccatattttaaatttaatttttctatttttctataaagtataagataaagttcatttattatAGAAAATTATAGCGTAAccctatattaagaaaaaaaattgattgaaacctgcgagcccccttaatttaacaaaaaatagttcactgtacagcctttgacaatgagcaaacgCTATACCGGACAGTGGTtttaataaccatgataacagcacaacatttgaacaaattgtaaaaatttgttgcaatgggcttatgttcttatgttgtactgttataccactgtcccaggttagggggagggttgggatcccgctaacatgtttaaccccgccacattattaatgtatgtgcctgtcccaagtcaggagcctgtaattcagtggttgacgtttgtttatatgttacatatttgtttttctttcatttttagctcacctggcctaaaaggccatgtgagcttttctcatcacttggcgtccgtcgtcgtcgtcgtcgacgtcgtcgtctgtcgtcgttaacaatttttcaaacatcttcttctctgaaactactgaatggatttggatgaaacttagcatgattgttccttagattatcctgcacaaagtgtgtgcttcgatttttgatacgtcaaaaaacatggccgccgttacttaaaatagaacataggggtcaaatgcagtttttggcttatatctcaaaaacgaaagcatttagagcaaatctgacatggggtaaaaatgttcattaggtcaagatctatcagccccgaaattttcatatgaatcaaacaaaccattgttgggttgctgccacttaactggtaattttaaggaaattttgcagtttttggtcattatcttgaatattattatagataaagataaactgtaaacagcaaacatgatcagcaaagtaagatctacaaataagttacagcttttacattaatgctagcaagacaaatctttgtttggcttgcttgctttgtttgtatcaatgtttgctcaagcatgacaattaagataggcggggttTCAGCTTGTATATattatacttaaattttattggacgttatgacAAATAATCTCACATGTTtcctcacctgtaaaaatacaataatttgtcatgaaagaaaaataaataaacttttttcttggatgaggctgagaaactggccttcaacattgacctaatattgttttttttttataacatatcaatcttttagttccgTCAGTTATTCCAAGACTGCCATGTCCTTCTACTATGTAACTCaacaaaatattccaaaaaatgggaaacaattgtatcgaaaagagagaATCGAGTGcacttttttatttatgttagagtgtgtttgagatgaatattttgtctggAAAACGTACAatgcaagagtatttgatacatcatctcgcttcagattctatcattttatatagcaaagctacaggttgactttttAACATAAAAAGATCACAGtattaaaagatgaaatatagggatcaagtgaaatacctatccaatggatcacaaaatcagagtaggtgtgttcgaatagctattttacttaaagtgcttgacgacagtctttaagttggatctttgaaaaaaatattgtcttccatttctacgattgtgaaaatgaactggtgTAATGGGGAGATCATttcgacgaagtagaatcctgtgtgtattgtatatttacagtTAAGGAAACATGTGAAAATATGTggcatgtgatgttttaaaattaaacgtccttaacctcaaacataacgtccaataaaatttaagtatgatgtatacaagctgaagccccgcctatcttaattgccatgcttgagcaaacactgatacaaacaaagcaagcaagccaaacaaagatttgtcttgctagcattaatgtaaaagctgtaatatgaccaaaattgtcaattgaccccttaaggggttattgtcctttaatgacaatttttcacaatttgttcatcatatttgctaactttaaaaaatcttctctaaaactactaaaccaaattcaaccaaacttcaactgaatgatcagtagggtgtataaaataaagtttgtcctttattttttattttgtcaaaaaacatggccgtcatggctaaaaatagaacacagggtaaaatgcagtttttggcttatatctccagcatttagagcaaagaagacaagaagttaaagtatttattaggtcaaggtctacctgtcctgaaattttcagccgaattgggtaactggtttttcaggtataatgcccctgaattgatgattttaaagaaattttgcagtttttggttattatcttgaatatctataatactaaaattacgaggtccaatttgtcagccgtcatcacgtaaaaacgacgaatcacagaattcaactttatatataactaatatagtacaaaggtgtagattaaaaattacaccactccaggcccttttgttttccacgtaattaatgttgccaataattaagaagttccgggtcgagtccgctaccgataccaaaagtatattcacctgttacctattaccttatctgtacgttccgcatctgacaggcgcaccaccaaacgttgtattcaggattaatatgctataaacacgggtcataaccacagggttgacactactaaattgtcaaattgttacctatatgtagtattttaatcagtaagactttctaagataacaatacgaatactaaaaataaggcgtataggtacagttttcaatttgttagtgggcatgacgtaaaacagcgatgcaaagaattcaactttatttataacttatataggacaatgctgttgattaaaaaatactccattccaggaccttttgttttccaaaaaaactaatattattgtttcagttcaacgggttcaaacagaaagacttgaaagcagagaaaaactgtgtatcttttaatcggcatgactttatcagatgacaatactaatactaaaataaggcttgcgcatagttctatactttaattcagtcacggacccgtgatatcacgggtgtgttctagttattatagatacagataaactgttaataggaaaaatgttaagcaaagtaagatctacaaataagtcaatttgaccaaaattgtcaattgaccccttaaggagttatttccctttaaagacttttttcacaatttgttcatcatgttgacttacttttaaaaatcttctcctttgaaactgctgtatcaatttcagccaaacttaggctaaatgagtttcagagtatctagtataaattttatatttcatttccttgtatgtcagaaacatagctcctatggctaaaatagaacataggagaaaatggttttttttttgcttttgaagaaaataggacgattcaaagaacatttaaataaattgaaaagccaaaataatcattgatgagagatttaaccaaaaaaattaaggtgagcgattcaggctcttgagagcctcttgttttacaaaaataaggccattagttttctcatttgaattgttttacattgtcttatcggggccttttatagctgactatgcggtatgggctttgctcattgttgaaggcggtacggtgacgtttagttgttaatgtctgtgtcattttggtcttttgtggatagttgtctcattggcaatcataccacatcttctttttttatattaactcaaaagactgcaacaaggaaccaaacaataaccagtaatatgtaaatcatagacacaaagcactgaaataagagtactaacaatagatatttaatgaaagtttattaaaatgttcataaacatgataaaatagccattttattgctgtatttctcttcactgataatttttgagttttgtgtatttgtaggtcagacatctcggttttcatggtcatcattcaacagatcaatactgaacagaaaacttggaagatgatatttttctcaatagtgcaacttttttttattaatttgaaatggaacgtttttttcctacattaaatagaaaaagga from Mytilus galloprovincialis chromosome 5, xbMytGall1.hap1.1, whole genome shotgun sequence includes these protein-coding regions:
- the LOC143076953 gene encoding uncharacterized protein LOC143076953 yields the protein MSMLEEQYPSETWVTVYTDGSATNATTNGGAGIYIKYPNGDQQSEAIPTGLHCSNYKAEEEAITHAAHSILNKIDDTSQVVFLTDALSVLQALKNDKLPQLQQALYNIKSLTTVIQWIPSHCGVWGNEQADRLAKYGAEQQQEENPVCFSEMKTIIKSLFNTPQQQDSYHQLTRSEQTTIFRLRTGHNRLNLHLHKVMKVVPSPMCPCGEAEQDTAHLLQSCNLHQALRDKIWHSVTSLEEKLYGPVDSLQKTTRFVEETGIQV